Proteins encoded together in one Chrysemys picta bellii isolate R12L10 chromosome 22, ASM1138683v2, whole genome shotgun sequence window:
- the DDX39A gene encoding ATP-dependent RNA helicase DDX39A isoform X2, with protein MAEQDVENELLDYEEDEEPQVVADAVPPPAKKDVKGSYVSIHSSGFRDFLLKPELLRAIVDCGFEHPSEVQHECIPQAILGMDVLCQAKSGMGKTAVFVLATLQQIEPVDGQVSVLVMCHTRELAFQISKEYERFSKYMPSVKVGVFFGGLSIKKDEEVLKKNCPHIVVGTPGRILALVRNKSLNLRSVKHFVLDECDKMLEQLDMRRDVQEIFRLTPHEKQCMMFSATLSKEIRPVCRKFMQDPMEVFVDDETKLTLHGLQQYYVKLKDSEKNRKLFDLLDVLEFNQVVIFVKSVQRCMALAQLLVEQNFPAIAIHRGMSQEERLSRYQQFKDFQRRILVATNLFGRGMDIERVNIVFNYDMPEDSDTYLHRVARAGRFGTKGLAITFVSDEGDAKILNEVQDRFEVNVAELPEEIDISTYIEQSR; from the exons ATGGCTGAGCAGGACGTGGAGAACGAGCTGCTGGATTATGAGGAGGATGAGGAGCCCCAGGTGGTGGCGGATGCGGTTCCTCCTCCAGCAAAGAAGGACGTGAAAGGCTCCTACGTGTCCATCCACAGCTCGGGCTTCCGGGATTTCCTGCTCAAACCTGAGCTGCTGCGAGCCATTGTGGACTGTGGCTTTGAGCACCCGTCTGAAG TGCAGCATGAGTGCATCCCACAGGCCATCCTGGGCATGGACGTGCTGTGCCAGGCCAAGTCGGGCATGGGCAAGACGGCCGTCTTCGTGTTGGCCACACTGCAGCAGATCGAGCCGGTGGATGGACAG gtgtCGGTGCTGGTGATGTGCCACACGCGGGAGCTGGCGTTCCAGATCAGCAAGGAGTACGAACGCTTCTCCAAGTACATGCCCAGCGTCAAG GTGGGGGTGTTCTTCGGGGGCCTGTCCATCAAGAAGGACGAGGAGGTGCTGAAGAAGAACTGCCCCCACATCGTGGTGGGGACCCCGGGACGCATCCTGGCCCTGGTGCGCAACAAGAGCCTCAACCTGCGCAGCGTCAAACACTTCGTGCTGGACGAGTGCGACAAGATGCTGGAGCAGCTTG acaTGCGGCGGGACGTGCAGGAGATCTTCCGGCTGACGCCCCACGAGAAGCAGTGCATGATGTTCAGCGCCACCCTCAGCAAGGAGATCCGGCCTGTCTGCAGGAAGTTCATGCAGGAC cccatggAGGTGTTCGTGGACGATGAGACCAAGCTGACGCTGCACGGCCTGCAGCAGTACTACGTCAAGCTGAAGGACAGCGAGAAGAACCGCAAGCTCTTCGACCTGCTCGACGTGCTGGAGTTCaaccag gtgGTGATCTTCGTCAAGTCGGTGCAGCGCTGCATGGCACTGGCCCAGCTGCTGGTGGAGCAAAACTTCCCGGCCATCGCCATCCACCGGGGCATGTCGCAGGAGGAGAG GCTGTCCCGGTACCAGCAGTTCAAGGATTTCCAGCGCCGCATCCTGGTGGCCACCAACCTGTTCGGGCGGGGGATGGACATTGAGCGTGTCAACATCGTCTTCAACTACGACATGCCCGAGGACTCGGACACCTACCTGCACCGG GTGGCGCGTGCCGGGCGCTTTGGCACCAAGGGCCTGGCCATCACCTTCGTATCGGACGAGGGCGACGCCAAGATCCTCAACGAGGTGCAGGATCGCTTCGAGGTGAACGTGGCTGAGCTGCCAGAGGAGATCGACATTTCCACGTACA TTGAACAGAGCCGATAA
- the DDX39A gene encoding ATP-dependent RNA helicase DDX39A isoform X1, translating into MGAETEGTVCRRREEDEPRGSQSRSAAPRERPPGARAPALLVPLSADPPPLSASLPRRMAEQDVENELLDYEEDEEPQVVADAVPPPAKKDVKGSYVSIHSSGFRDFLLKPELLRAIVDCGFEHPSEVQHECIPQAILGMDVLCQAKSGMGKTAVFVLATLQQIEPVDGQVSVLVMCHTRELAFQISKEYERFSKYMPSVKVGVFFGGLSIKKDEEVLKKNCPHIVVGTPGRILALVRNKSLNLRSVKHFVLDECDKMLEQLDMRRDVQEIFRLTPHEKQCMMFSATLSKEIRPVCRKFMQDPMEVFVDDETKLTLHGLQQYYVKLKDSEKNRKLFDLLDVLEFNQVVIFVKSVQRCMALAQLLVEQNFPAIAIHRGMSQEERLSRYQQFKDFQRRILVATNLFGRGMDIERVNIVFNYDMPEDSDTYLHRVARAGRFGTKGLAITFVSDEGDAKILNEVQDRFEVNVAELPEEIDISTYIEQSR; encoded by the exons CCCCCGCTCTTCTGGTTCCCCTCAGTGCGGACCCGCCGCCGCTGAGTGCATCTCTTCCTCGCAGAATGGCTGAGCAGGACGTGGAGAACGAGCTGCTGGATTATGAGGAGGATGAGGAGCCCCAGGTGGTGGCGGATGCGGTTCCTCCTCCAGCAAAGAAGGACGTGAAAGGCTCCTACGTGTCCATCCACAGCTCGGGCTTCCGGGATTTCCTGCTCAAACCTGAGCTGCTGCGAGCCATTGTGGACTGTGGCTTTGAGCACCCGTCTGAAG TGCAGCATGAGTGCATCCCACAGGCCATCCTGGGCATGGACGTGCTGTGCCAGGCCAAGTCGGGCATGGGCAAGACGGCCGTCTTCGTGTTGGCCACACTGCAGCAGATCGAGCCGGTGGATGGACAG gtgtCGGTGCTGGTGATGTGCCACACGCGGGAGCTGGCGTTCCAGATCAGCAAGGAGTACGAACGCTTCTCCAAGTACATGCCCAGCGTCAAG GTGGGGGTGTTCTTCGGGGGCCTGTCCATCAAGAAGGACGAGGAGGTGCTGAAGAAGAACTGCCCCCACATCGTGGTGGGGACCCCGGGACGCATCCTGGCCCTGGTGCGCAACAAGAGCCTCAACCTGCGCAGCGTCAAACACTTCGTGCTGGACGAGTGCGACAAGATGCTGGAGCAGCTTG acaTGCGGCGGGACGTGCAGGAGATCTTCCGGCTGACGCCCCACGAGAAGCAGTGCATGATGTTCAGCGCCACCCTCAGCAAGGAGATCCGGCCTGTCTGCAGGAAGTTCATGCAGGAC cccatggAGGTGTTCGTGGACGATGAGACCAAGCTGACGCTGCACGGCCTGCAGCAGTACTACGTCAAGCTGAAGGACAGCGAGAAGAACCGCAAGCTCTTCGACCTGCTCGACGTGCTGGAGTTCaaccag gtgGTGATCTTCGTCAAGTCGGTGCAGCGCTGCATGGCACTGGCCCAGCTGCTGGTGGAGCAAAACTTCCCGGCCATCGCCATCCACCGGGGCATGTCGCAGGAGGAGAG GCTGTCCCGGTACCAGCAGTTCAAGGATTTCCAGCGCCGCATCCTGGTGGCCACCAACCTGTTCGGGCGGGGGATGGACATTGAGCGTGTCAACATCGTCTTCAACTACGACATGCCCGAGGACTCGGACACCTACCTGCACCGG GTGGCGCGTGCCGGGCGCTTTGGCACCAAGGGCCTGGCCATCACCTTCGTATCGGACGAGGGCGACGCCAAGATCCTCAACGAGGTGCAGGATCGCTTCGAGGTGAACGTGGCTGAGCTGCCAGAGGAGATCGACATTTCCACGTACA TTGAACAGAGCCGATAA